In one window of Musa acuminata AAA Group cultivar baxijiao chromosome BXJ3-2, Cavendish_Baxijiao_AAA, whole genome shotgun sequence DNA:
- the LOC135631575 gene encoding receptor-like protein EIX2 yields MGGRTPLLVLTFSLAVLSIKLGISHGCRETERKALIDFKRGLHDPSNRLSSWVGEDCCAWEGVGCSNISGHVIKLDLRNRRRMDLYEDCSHQEVYDFLDDDPGCRWALRGDITLSLLSLQQLRHLDLSGNYFTHKPIPKFFGAFRRLTYLNLSGAGFVGRVPDQLGNLSTLQHLDLSYNCYGDDEDDDFFCLYLENTRWISMLTSLRHLNMNWVDLTDASNWLQDLNVLPRVQEIELSSCELGTFPRSPFQVNFTSLTTLDLRGNDINSTIPDWVFNITSLEFLYLGGNDLHGFFPNSITKLTSLKALDLSGSVFQDGFMQLAPISNLCKLQILYLSQVPINDVLANLEMVFSRCLRNSMEELYLGGTQLSGSFPDWLGNIKNLKSLDLSFNSIYGSVPASIGNLSSLQHLYLYSNELKGTISKGIGQLKSLVDLDLSNNSLSLSEDDLANLSSLKYLDISYNFIELNKADDWIPSFQLQSLLMDFCQIGPTPQFPNWLRTQTTLRQLYLSSAGIKDMFFDRLPSSLEYLDLSYNSLNGSLPASLGNLSMLHSLILSSNYLSGMFPEGIKRLKGLVYLNLYNNSLSLSEDDLSNLSSLKILDISYNSIHLNKSDDWIPPFQLNSLRMGFCQILPIPHFPKWLRTQTTFGELDLSNTGMKETIPNWLPSGLEYLDLSNNMIGMIGGDVPYYFPNLTVLDLSNNSLSGYFPLKLSNMMPKLRYLFLSSNSFSGNLPPRISNTMPSLQWFDLSTNNMSGEIPFSYCQLRNLEGLQLSENNLSGEVPNCWKNSSNLLLLDLSSNKLVGGVPDSLCNLQTLESLHLSHNNLSGPIPHCLKSCTELSTLDLGHNNFIGNIPTWIGESLLYLKTLSLRSNAFTGNIPQLSSLPSLRILDLSNNNLSGTIPQSFGDFSALKSAPMYQCCYFNNDSLSVEDMWLFIKGSEIKYTTSRQLSIDTLIDLSNNYLSGNIPEELGNLHGLRSLNLSGNYLIGKIPRSIDGMKQLEVLDLSRNNLSGAIPSDLAALNFLDHLNLSYNNLSGSIPTGNQFQTFTDLSIYVGNPYLCGPPLPTNCTMNITKAIKEEQNEDSSESRIETLWLYTSITLGFIIGFWVICGSLLLRRTWRIAYFHAIDNMCDKLYVVIVVTVAKYKRKL; encoded by the coding sequence ATGGGCGGGAGAACCCCTCTTCTTGTCCTCACCTTTTCTCTTGCTGTTCTGAGCATTAAGCTTGGGATTTCTCATGGCTGCCGAGAGACGGAGAGGAAAGCCCTCATCGACTTCAAGCGTGGACTTCATGATCCTTCCAATCGTCTCTCTTCCTGGGTCGGGGAGGACTGTTGTGCGTGGGAAGGTGTTGGCTGCAGCAACATCTCTGGTCATGTTATCAAGCTGGATCTTCGGAATAGACGACGAATGGATCTATATGAAGACTGCTCTCATCAGGAGGTGTACGACTTTTTGGATGATGATCCAGGATGCAGATGGGCACTGCGCGGTGACATAACTCTATCACTGCTTTCTCTCCAACAACTTAGACACCTGGACCTCAGCGGCAACTATTTTACGCATAAACCTATCCCCAAGTTCTTTGGAGCTTTCAGAAGACTAACATATCTTAACCTCTCAGGTGCAGGCTTCGTGGGTAGAGTACCTGACCAGCTCGGAAATCTATCCACTTTGCAGCACCTCGACCTTTCTTATAACTGCTATGgggatgatgaagatgatgactTCTTCTGCTTGTACCTTGAGAACACGAGATGGATCTCTATGCTCACTTCCCTTCGACACCTTAACATGAATTGGGTCGATTTGACAGATGCATCCAACTGGCTGCAAGATTTGAACGTGCTACCACGTGTTCAAGAGATTGAATTAAGTTCTTGTGAATTAGGGACCTTTCCCCGTTCGCCATTTCAAGTCAACTTCACATCTCTCACCACTCTTGATTTACGAGGCAATGATATAAACTCCACCATACCAGATTGGGTGTTCAATATTACTAGCCTCGAGTTCCTTTATCTTGGTGGGAATGACCTACATGGGTTCTTTCCTAATTCTATTACGAAGTTGACATCTCTCAAGGCACTCGACTTGTCTGGGAGTGTGTTCCAAGATGGCTTCATGCAGCTAGCTCCTATATCCAATCTCTGCAAGCTCCAAATTCTCTACCTGAGCCAAGTGCCTATCAATGATGTGCTTGCCAATCTAGAAATGGTTTTCTCTAGATGTCTTAGGAATAGCATGGAGGAATTGTACCTCGGAGGCACCCAACTGAGTGGTTCCTTTCCGGATTGGTTAGGGAACATCAAGAATCTTAAATCTCTTGATCTTTCTTTCAACTCTATCTATGGATCAGTGCCTGCATCTATCGGGAATCTATCATCGCTGCAACATTTGTATTTATATTCCAATGAGTTGAAGGGGACGATTTCGAAAGGCATCGGACAACTGAAGAGCCTTGTTGATTTGGATCTCTCCAATAACTCGTTGAGCTTATCGGAGGACGACCTTGCTAATCTATCGAGTTTGAAATATTTGGACATTTCTTACAACTTCATTGAATTGAACAAAGCCGATGACTGGATCCCTTCTTTTCAGCTTCAAAGTCTCCTCATGGATTTCTGCCAAATAGGGCCGACGCCCCAATTTCCAAATTGGCTCCGAACACAGACCACTCTTCGTCAACTATATTTGTCAAGTGCAGGTATCAAAGACATGTTTTTCGATAGGCTTCCTTCTAGTCTTGAGTATTTGGATCTTTCGTATAACTCTCTCAATGGATCATTGCCTGCTTCTCTTGGAAACCTCTCTATGCTACACTCTTTGATTTTAAGTTCCAATTATCTGAGTGGGATGTTTCCGGAAGGCATCAAACGGTTGAAGGGCCTCGTCTATTTGAATCTTTACAATAACTCGTTGAGCTTATCGGAGGATGACCTTTCTAATCTAtcaagtttgaaaattttggacatttCATACAACTCTATACACTTGAACAAAAGCGATGACTGGATCCCTCCCTTTCAACTTAACTCCCTTCGCATGGGATTCTGCCAAATACTGCCCATTCCCCATTTTCCTAAATGGCTTCGTACACAAACCACTTTTGGTGAATTAGATTTATCAAATACAGGTATGAAAGAAACGATTCCCAATTGGCTTCCATCCGGTCTCGAATATTTGGATCTCTCCaataatatgattggtatgattgGCGGTGATGTACCATATTATTTTCCAAATCTAACTGTATTGGATCTCAGCAATAACTCGTTATCAGGATATTTTCCTCtaaaattatcaaacatgatGCCAAAACTGAGATATTTATTTCTTTCAAGTAACTCATTCTCAGGAAATCTTCCACCAAGAATCTCAAACACAATGCCAAGCTTACAATGGTTTGATCTATCTACAAATAATATGAGTGGTGAGATTCCCTTTTCTTATTGTCAATTGAGGAATTTGGAAGGGCTTCAGCTTTCTGAGAATAATTTGTCAGGAGAGGTTCCTAATTGCTGGAAAAATTCCTCAAATTTacttcttttagacttatcaagcAACAAATTAGTAGGTGGAGTCCCTGATTCGCTATGTAATTTGCAAACGCTAGAGTCACTGCATTTGAGTCACAATAATTTATCTGGGCCGATTCCTCATTGTTTAAAGAGTTGCACAGAACTATCTACTCTCGACTTGGGCCACAACAACTTTATCGGGAACATACCAACTTGGATCGGAGAAAGTCTCTTGTACTTGAAGACACTTAGCTTACGCTCCAATGCCTTCACCGGCAACATTCCTCAATTATCTTCTCTACCATCTCTTCGAATCTTGGATCTCTCCAACAACAATCTTTCAGGAACGATACCACAAAGTTTTGGGGACTTCAGTGCGTTAAAAAGTGCTCCTATGTATCAGTGTTGTTACTTCAACAATGATAGTCTCTCTGTGGAAGATATGTGGCTCTTTATAAAAGGAAGTGAAATCAAGTATACTACCTCCAGACAACTTTCAATTGATACACTTATTGATCTCTCCAACAATTACTTATCTGGAAACATCCCTGAAGAATTGGGGAATTTGCATGGATTGCGGAGCTTAAATCTATCCGGAAATTACCTTATAGGTAAGATACCAAGAAGCATCGACGGAATGAAACAACTAGAAGTTCTCGATCTCTCAAGAAATAATCTCTCGGGTGCAATTCCCTCTGATTTGGCGGCTTTGAATTTCTTagaccatttgaatttatcatataataatctTTCAGGAAGCATTCCCACTGGCAACCAATTTCAAACTTTTACTGATCTATCTATCTACGTTGGTAATCCATATCTTTGTGGCCCTCCTCTACCCACAAATTGTACGATGAATATAACGAAGGCCATTAAAGAAGAGCAAAATGAAGATTCTTCTGAGAGCAGAATAGAAACACTTTGGTTATACACGAGCATCACGCTAGGATTTATTATCGGATTTTGGGTGATTTGTGGAAGTCTTTTGTTGCGACGGACATGGAGGATCGCGTACTTCCATGCCATTGATAACATGTGTGACAAGCTATACGTGGTGATAGTAGTGACCGTGGCAAAATACAAAAGGAAGCTATGA
- the LOC135631671 gene encoding receptor-like protein EIX1 isoform X1 produces MGGRTPLLVLTLSLAVLSIKLGISHGCRETERKALIDFKRGLHDPSNRLSSWVGEDCCAWEGVGCSNISGHVIKLDLRNRRRMDLYEDCSHQEVYDFLDDDPGCRWALRGDITLSLLSLQQLRHLDLSGNYFTHKPIPKFFGAFRRLTYLNLSGAGFVGRVPDQLGNLSTLQHLDLSYNCYEDDEGDGFFCLYLENTRWISMLTSLRHLNMTCVRFTNAANWLQDLNALPQIQEIELSSCELGTFPRSLSHVNFTSLTTLDLGYNDINSTVPDWVFNITSLEFLYLGWTEIYGFFPDSVTKLTSLRALDLSGSVFQDGFMRLAPISNLCKLQILNLRYVPINDVLANLKMDFSGCLRNSMEELDLSDTQLSGSFPDWLGNIKNLKSLDLSFNSLYGSVPASIGNLSLLQHLVLYSNDLNGTISEGIGQLKSLIYLDLSSNSLSLSEDDLANLSSLKILDISYNSIHLNKSDDWIPPFQLQSISMDFCQILPIPHFPKWLRTQTILRQLQLSSAGIKDMFFERLPSSLEYLDLSYNSLHGSLPASLGNLSMLRYFYLGSNNLKGMLPEGIKWLKGLVDLDLHDNSLSLSEDDLANLSSLKYLDISYNFIELDKSDDWIPPFRLQSLSMDFCQIGPTPQFPKWLRTQTTLRQLDLSSASIKDMFFDRLPSSLEYLDLRNNSLSGHLPPKILNMMPRLKYLYLSNNKITGVKDMILDGHPSCLEQLDLSYNSLHESQLVSLGNLSMLHYLILSSNYLSGMFPEGIKRLKGLVYLDLYNNSLRLSKDDLANLPSLKYLVISYNSIYLNKSDYWIPPFQLNTLLMDFCQILPMPQFPKWLRTQTTLRGLYLSNTGIKETIPNWLPFGLEYLYLSDNKITGEIPQFLPKLNYLFLSNNSFSGNLSPRITNTMPSLQWFDLSMNNMSGEIPFSYCQLRNLEGLQLSENNLSGEVPNCWKNSSNLLLLDLSSNKLVGGVPDSLCNLQTLESLHLSHNNLSGPIPHCLKSCTELSTLDLGHNNFIGNIPTWIGESLLYLKTLSLRSNVFTGSIPQLSSLPYLRILDLSNNNLSGTIPQSFGDFSALKNAPTYQCCYFNNDSLSVEDMWLFIKGSEIKYTTSRQLSIDTLIDLSNNYLSGNIPEELGNLHGLRSLNLSGNYLIGKIPRSIDGTKQLEVLDLSRNNLSGAIPFLDHLNLSYNNLSGSIPTGNQLQTFTDPSIYVGNLYLCGPPLSTNCTMNIAKAIKEEQNRNTLVIYEHHARIYYRILGDLWKSFVATDMEDRVLSRH; encoded by the exons ATGGGTGGGAGAACCCCTCTTCTTGTCCTCACCCTTTCTCTTGCTGTTCTGAGCATTAAGCTTGGGATTTCTCATGGCTGCCGAGAGACGGAGAGGAAAGCCCTCATCGACTTCAAGCGTGGACTTCATGATCCTTCCAATCGTCTCTCTTCCTGGGTCGGGGAGGACTGTTGTGCGTGGGAAGGTGTTGGCTGCAGCAACATCTCTGGTCATGTTATCAAGCTGGATCTTCGGAATAGACGACGAATGGATCTATATGAAGACTGCTCTCATCAGGAGGTGTACGACTTTTTGGATGATGATCCAGGATGCAGATGGGCACTGCGCGGTGACATAACTTTATCACTGCTTTCTCTCCAACAACTTAGACACCTGGACCTCAGCGGCAACTATTTTACGCATAAACCTATCCCCAAGTTCTTTGGAGCTTTCAGAAGACTAACATATCTTAACCTCTCAGGTGCAGGCTTCGTGGGTAGAGTACCTGACCAGCTCGGAAATCTATCCACTTTGCAGCACCTCGACCTTTCTTATAACTGCTATGAGGATGATGAAGGTGATGGCTTCTTCTGCTTGTACCTTGAGAACACGAGATGGATCTCTATGCTCACTTCCCTTCGACACCTTAACATGACTTGTGTCCGGTTTACAAATGCGGCCAACTGGTTACAAGATTTGAATGCACTACCACAAATACAAGAGATTGAATTAAGTTCTTGTGAATTAGGGACCTTTCCACGTTCGCTGTCTCATGTCAACTTCACATCTCTCACCACTCTTGATTTAGGATACAATGATATAAACTCCACCGTACCAGATTGGGTGTTCAATATCACTAGCCTCGAGTTCCTTTATCTTGGTTGGACTGAAATATACGGATTCTTTCCTGATTCTGTTACGAAGTTGACATCTCTCAGGGCACTCGACTTGTCTGGGAGTGTGTTCCAAGATGGCTTCATGCGATTAGCTCCTATATCCAACCTCTGCAAGCTCCAAATTCTCAATCTACGCTATGTGCCTATTAACGATGTGCTTGCCAATTTAAAAATGGATTTCTCTGGATGTCTTAGGAATAGCATGGAGGAATTGGACCTCAGCGACACCCAGCTGAGTGGTTCCTTTCCGGATTGGTTAGGGAATATCAAGAATCTAAAATCTCTTGATCTTTCTTTCAACTCCCTCTATGGATCAGTGCCTGCATCTATCGGGAATCTATCATTGCTGCAACATTTAGTTTTATATTCTAATGATTTGAATGGGACGATTTCGGAAGGCATCGGACAACTGAAGAGCCTTATCTATTTGGATCTCAGTAGTAACTCGTTGAGCTTATCGGAGGACGACCTTGCTAATCTAtcaagtttgaaaattttggacatttCATACAACTCTATACACTTGAACAAAAGCGATGATTGGATCCCTCCTTTTCAGCTTCAAAGCATCTCCATGGATTTCTGCCAAATACTGCCCATTCCCCATTTTCCGAAATGGCTCCGAACCCAAACCATTCTTCGTCAACTACAATTGTCAAGTGCAGGTATCAAAGACATGTTTTTCGAAAGGCTTCCTTCTAGTCTTGAGTATTTGGATCTTTCTTACAACTCTCTCCATGGATCATTGCCCGCATCTCTTGGAAACCTCTCTATGCTGCGATATTTTTATTTAGGATCCAACAATTTGAAGGGGATGCTTCCGGAAGGCATCAAATGGTTGAAGGGCCTCGTAGATTTGGATCTCCACGATAACTCATTGAGCTTATCGGAGGACGACCTTGCTAATCTATCGAGTTTGAAATATTTGGACATTTCTTACAACTTCATTGAATTGGATAAAAGCGATGATTGGATCCCTCCTTTTCGGCTTCAAAGTCTCTCCATGGATTTCTGCCAAATAGGGCCCACGCCCCAATTTCCAAAATGGCTCCGAACACAGACCACTCTTCGTCAACTAGATTTGTCAAGTGCAAGTATCAAAGACATGTTTTTCGACAGGCTTCCTTCTAGTCTTGAGTATTTGGATCTCAGAAATAATTCTTTATCTGGACATCTTCCTCCAAAAATATTAAACATGATGCCAAGACTCAAATATTTGTATCTCTCCAACAACAAGATTACtg GAGTAAAAGACATGATTCTCGATGGGCATCCTTCTTGTCTTGAGCAATTGGATCTTTCTTATAACTCTCTCCATGAATCACAACTTGTATCTCTTGGAAACCTCTCTATGCTACACTATTTGATTTTAAGTTCCAATTATCTGAGTGGGATGTTTCCGGAAGGCATCAAACGGTTGAAGGGCCTCGTCTATTTGGATCTCTACAATAACTCATTGAGATTATCGAAGGACGACCTTGCTAATCTACCAAGTTTGAAATATTTGGTCATTTCATACAACTCTATATACTTGAACAAAAGCGATTATTGGATCCCTCCCTTTCAGCTTAACACCCTTCTCATGGATTTCTGCCAAATACTGCCCATGCCCCAATTTCCAAAATGGCTCCGAACACAAACCACTCTTCGTGGATTATATTTATCAAATACAGGGATCAAAGAAACGATTCCCAACTGGCTTCCATTCGGTCTTGAATATTTGTATCTATCCGATAACAAGATTACTGGTGAGATACCACAATTCCTtccaaaattaaattatttatttctatCAAATAATTCATTCTCAGGGAATCTTTCACCCAGAATCACAAATACCATGCCAAGCTTACAATGGTTCGATCTATCTATGAATAATATGAGTGGTGAGATTCCCTTTTCTTATTGTCAATTGAGGAATTTGGAAGGGCTTCAGCTTTCCGAAAATAATTTGTCAGGAGAGGTTCCTAATTGCTGGAAAAATTCTTCAAATTTacttcttttagacttatcaagcAACAAATTAGTAGGTGGAGTCCCTGATTCGCTATGTAATTTGCAAACGCTAGAGTCGCTGCACTTGAGTCACAACAATTTATCCGGGCCGATTCCTCATTGTTTAAAGAGTTGCACAGAACTATCGACTCTCGACTTGGGCCACAACAACTTTATCGGGAATATACCAACTTGGATTGGAGAAAGCCTATTATACCTAAAGACACTTAGCTTACGCTCCAATGTCTTCACCGGCAGCATTCCTCAATTATCTTCTCTACCATATCTTCGTATCTTGGATCTCTCCAACAACAATCTTTCAGGAACGATACCACAGAGCTTTGGGGACTTCAGTGCGTTAAAAAATGCTCCTACGTATCAGTGTTGTTACTTCAACAATGATAGTCTCTCTGTGGAAGATATGTGGCTCTTTATAAAAGGAAGTGAAATCAAGTATACTACCTCCAGACAACTTTCAATTGATACACTTATTGATCTCTCCAACAATTACTTATCTGGAAACATCCCTGAAGAATTGGGGAATTTACATGGATTGCGGAGCTTAAATCTATCCGGAAATTACCTTATAGGTAAGATACCAAGAAGCATCGACGGAACGAAACAACTAGAAGTTCTCGATCTCTCAAGAAATAATCTCTCGGGTGCAATTCCTTTTTTggaccatttgaatttatcatataaCAATCTTTCAGGAAGCATTCCCACTGGCAACCAATTACAAACTTTTACTGATCCATCTATCTACGTTGGTAATCTATATCTTTGTGGCCCTCCTTTATCCACAAATTGTACGATGAATATAGCGAAGGCCATTAAAGAAGAGCAAAATAGAAACACTTTGGTTATATACGAGCATCATGCTAGGATTTATTATCGGATTTTGGGCGATTTGTGGAAGTCTTTTGTTGCGACGGACATGGAGGATCGCGTACTTTCGCGCCATTGA
- the LOC135631671 gene encoding receptor-like protein EIX1 isoform X2, producing MGGRTPLLVLTLSLAVLSIKLGISHGCRETERKALIDFKRGLHDPSNRLSSWVGEDCCAWEGVGCSNISGHVIKLDLRNRRRMDLYEDCSHQEVYDFLDDDPGCRWALRGAGFVGRVPDQLGNLSTLQHLDLSYNCYEDDEGDGFFCLYLENTRWISMLTSLRHLNMTCVRFTNAANWLQDLNALPQIQEIELSSCELGTFPRSLSHVNFTSLTTLDLGYNDINSTVPDWVFNITSLEFLYLGWTEIYGFFPDSVTKLTSLRALDLSGSVFQDGFMRLAPISNLCKLQILNLRYVPINDVLANLKMDFSGCLRNSMEELDLSDTQLSGSFPDWLGNIKNLKSLDLSFNSLYGSVPASIGNLSLLQHLVLYSNDLNGTISEGIGQLKSLIYLDLSSNSLSLSEDDLANLSSLKILDISYNSIHLNKSDDWIPPFQLQSISMDFCQILPIPHFPKWLRTQTILRQLQLSSAGIKDMFFERLPSSLEYLDLSYNSLHGSLPASLGNLSMLRYFYLGSNNLKGMLPEGIKWLKGLVDLDLHDNSLSLSEDDLANLSSLKYLDISYNFIELDKSDDWIPPFRLQSLSMDFCQIGPTPQFPKWLRTQTTLRQLDLSSASIKDMFFDRLPSSLEYLDLRNNSLSGHLPPKILNMMPRLKYLYLSNNKITGVKDMILDGHPSCLEQLDLSYNSLHESQLVSLGNLSMLHYLILSSNYLSGMFPEGIKRLKGLVYLDLYNNSLRLSKDDLANLPSLKYLVISYNSIYLNKSDYWIPPFQLNTLLMDFCQILPMPQFPKWLRTQTTLRGLYLSNTGIKETIPNWLPFGLEYLYLSDNKITGEIPQFLPKLNYLFLSNNSFSGNLSPRITNTMPSLQWFDLSMNNMSGEIPFSYCQLRNLEGLQLSENNLSGEVPNCWKNSSNLLLLDLSSNKLVGGVPDSLCNLQTLESLHLSHNNLSGPIPHCLKSCTELSTLDLGHNNFIGNIPTWIGESLLYLKTLSLRSNVFTGSIPQLSSLPYLRILDLSNNNLSGTIPQSFGDFSALKNAPTYQCCYFNNDSLSVEDMWLFIKGSEIKYTTSRQLSIDTLIDLSNNYLSGNIPEELGNLHGLRSLNLSGNYLIGKIPRSIDGTKQLEVLDLSRNNLSGAIPFLDHLNLSYNNLSGSIPTGNQLQTFTDPSIYVGNLYLCGPPLSTNCTMNIAKAIKEEQNRNTLVIYEHHARIYYRILGDLWKSFVATDMEDRVLSRH from the exons ATGGGTGGGAGAACCCCTCTTCTTGTCCTCACCCTTTCTCTTGCTGTTCTGAGCATTAAGCTTGGGATTTCTCATGGCTGCCGAGAGACGGAGAGGAAAGCCCTCATCGACTTCAAGCGTGGACTTCATGATCCTTCCAATCGTCTCTCTTCCTGGGTCGGGGAGGACTGTTGTGCGTGGGAAGGTGTTGGCTGCAGCAACATCTCTGGTCATGTTATCAAGCTGGATCTTCGGAATAGACGACGAATGGATCTATATGAAGACTGCTCTCATCAGGAGGTGTACGACTTTTTGGATGATGATCCAGGATGCAGATGGGCACTGCGCG GTGCAGGCTTCGTGGGTAGAGTACCTGACCAGCTCGGAAATCTATCCACTTTGCAGCACCTCGACCTTTCTTATAACTGCTATGAGGATGATGAAGGTGATGGCTTCTTCTGCTTGTACCTTGAGAACACGAGATGGATCTCTATGCTCACTTCCCTTCGACACCTTAACATGACTTGTGTCCGGTTTACAAATGCGGCCAACTGGTTACAAGATTTGAATGCACTACCACAAATACAAGAGATTGAATTAAGTTCTTGTGAATTAGGGACCTTTCCACGTTCGCTGTCTCATGTCAACTTCACATCTCTCACCACTCTTGATTTAGGATACAATGATATAAACTCCACCGTACCAGATTGGGTGTTCAATATCACTAGCCTCGAGTTCCTTTATCTTGGTTGGACTGAAATATACGGATTCTTTCCTGATTCTGTTACGAAGTTGACATCTCTCAGGGCACTCGACTTGTCTGGGAGTGTGTTCCAAGATGGCTTCATGCGATTAGCTCCTATATCCAACCTCTGCAAGCTCCAAATTCTCAATCTACGCTATGTGCCTATTAACGATGTGCTTGCCAATTTAAAAATGGATTTCTCTGGATGTCTTAGGAATAGCATGGAGGAATTGGACCTCAGCGACACCCAGCTGAGTGGTTCCTTTCCGGATTGGTTAGGGAATATCAAGAATCTAAAATCTCTTGATCTTTCTTTCAACTCCCTCTATGGATCAGTGCCTGCATCTATCGGGAATCTATCATTGCTGCAACATTTAGTTTTATATTCTAATGATTTGAATGGGACGATTTCGGAAGGCATCGGACAACTGAAGAGCCTTATCTATTTGGATCTCAGTAGTAACTCGTTGAGCTTATCGGAGGACGACCTTGCTAATCTAtcaagtttgaaaattttggacatttCATACAACTCTATACACTTGAACAAAAGCGATGATTGGATCCCTCCTTTTCAGCTTCAAAGCATCTCCATGGATTTCTGCCAAATACTGCCCATTCCCCATTTTCCGAAATGGCTCCGAACCCAAACCATTCTTCGTCAACTACAATTGTCAAGTGCAGGTATCAAAGACATGTTTTTCGAAAGGCTTCCTTCTAGTCTTGAGTATTTGGATCTTTCTTACAACTCTCTCCATGGATCATTGCCCGCATCTCTTGGAAACCTCTCTATGCTGCGATATTTTTATTTAGGATCCAACAATTTGAAGGGGATGCTTCCGGAAGGCATCAAATGGTTGAAGGGCCTCGTAGATTTGGATCTCCACGATAACTCATTGAGCTTATCGGAGGACGACCTTGCTAATCTATCGAGTTTGAAATATTTGGACATTTCTTACAACTTCATTGAATTGGATAAAAGCGATGATTGGATCCCTCCTTTTCGGCTTCAAAGTCTCTCCATGGATTTCTGCCAAATAGGGCCCACGCCCCAATTTCCAAAATGGCTCCGAACACAGACCACTCTTCGTCAACTAGATTTGTCAAGTGCAAGTATCAAAGACATGTTTTTCGACAGGCTTCCTTCTAGTCTTGAGTATTTGGATCTCAGAAATAATTCTTTATCTGGACATCTTCCTCCAAAAATATTAAACATGATGCCAAGACTCAAATATTTGTATCTCTCCAACAACAAGATTACtg GAGTAAAAGACATGATTCTCGATGGGCATCCTTCTTGTCTTGAGCAATTGGATCTTTCTTATAACTCTCTCCATGAATCACAACTTGTATCTCTTGGAAACCTCTCTATGCTACACTATTTGATTTTAAGTTCCAATTATCTGAGTGGGATGTTTCCGGAAGGCATCAAACGGTTGAAGGGCCTCGTCTATTTGGATCTCTACAATAACTCATTGAGATTATCGAAGGACGACCTTGCTAATCTACCAAGTTTGAAATATTTGGTCATTTCATACAACTCTATATACTTGAACAAAAGCGATTATTGGATCCCTCCCTTTCAGCTTAACACCCTTCTCATGGATTTCTGCCAAATACTGCCCATGCCCCAATTTCCAAAATGGCTCCGAACACAAACCACTCTTCGTGGATTATATTTATCAAATACAGGGATCAAAGAAACGATTCCCAACTGGCTTCCATTCGGTCTTGAATATTTGTATCTATCCGATAACAAGATTACTGGTGAGATACCACAATTCCTtccaaaattaaattatttatttctatCAAATAATTCATTCTCAGGGAATCTTTCACCCAGAATCACAAATACCATGCCAAGCTTACAATGGTTCGATCTATCTATGAATAATATGAGTGGTGAGATTCCCTTTTCTTATTGTCAATTGAGGAATTTGGAAGGGCTTCAGCTTTCCGAAAATAATTTGTCAGGAGAGGTTCCTAATTGCTGGAAAAATTCTTCAAATTTacttcttttagacttatcaagcAACAAATTAGTAGGTGGAGTCCCTGATTCGCTATGTAATTTGCAAACGCTAGAGTCGCTGCACTTGAGTCACAACAATTTATCCGGGCCGATTCCTCATTGTTTAAAGAGTTGCACAGAACTATCGACTCTCGACTTGGGCCACAACAACTTTATCGGGAATATACCAACTTGGATTGGAGAAAGCCTATTATACCTAAAGACACTTAGCTTACGCTCCAATGTCTTCACCGGCAGCATTCCTCAATTATCTTCTCTACCATATCTTCGTATCTTGGATCTCTCCAACAACAATCTTTCAGGAACGATACCACAGAGCTTTGGGGACTTCAGTGCGTTAAAAAATGCTCCTACGTATCAGTGTTGTTACTTCAACAATGATAGTCTCTCTGTGGAAGATATGTGGCTCTTTATAAAAGGAAGTGAAATCAAGTATACTACCTCCAGACAACTTTCAATTGATACACTTATTGATCTCTCCAACAATTACTTATCTGGAAACATCCCTGAAGAATTGGGGAATTTACATGGATTGCGGAGCTTAAATCTATCCGGAAATTACCTTATAGGTAAGATACCAAGAAGCATCGACGGAACGAAACAACTAGAAGTTCTCGATCTCTCAAGAAATAATCTCTCGGGTGCAATTCCTTTTTTggaccatttgaatttatcatataaCAATCTTTCAGGAAGCATTCCCACTGGCAACCAATTACAAACTTTTACTGATCCATCTATCTACGTTGGTAATCTATATCTTTGTGGCCCTCCTTTATCCACAAATTGTACGATGAATATAGCGAAGGCCATTAAAGAAGAGCAAAATAGAAACACTTTGGTTATATACGAGCATCATGCTAGGATTTATTATCGGATTTTGGGCGATTTGTGGAAGTCTTTTGTTGCGACGGACATGGAGGATCGCGTACTTTCGCGCCATTGA